ccttctcttagtttagtttcttccttgttgtaaaatggccttgaagccctccttgtgtaaaaaaattttttcttatgaatgaaaaaattcttctttctacacttgtgtcttcgtatagcttttcgtactctcttttactcctgttgtggtttactacctgctcagtaaactgaaatgccgaactgacatagctgctttgtattcttaactcttaaggagctggaggtacttcactggaagcggctgtactcttccgctttagacgaagctgagaaaaaagccatagctgaccagatgaagaatgacgaactcttggcttgtttagtgaagctggaggccgacaataaggacttagagtccgaaaagaaagatctggaggccgagctgaataatgccgtcgctgagaggactgcgtatgaggatttcatctgcaggcgcgggggaatgaccatctctgaagttcaggaacgagttgacgaactgtgggaggaatatcatgtactccggaggaacaatgcgctggagagctcggcttgccaacaagtcgtgaaatcattgcggcgctgggcttctcggtacgacatcattctttcccggcgtccctcaatcgagagattccttaggcatttcccgccaacagatgctcgcactccagctcaaacctctgattcacttgctcaaaatcctactccaaatcagcaacgaactcaggagcaaccggaaacgtcaagacgagaccggactcaggagcaaccggaaacgtcaagacaaggacggactgaagttcgtagaggagcggtgattatgagtgagcaagatcaacaaatgattcgtgaagaggctcttcgccgccgaggtgctagagcttcccgggctcagggaagaggcggtaggtcgattagagcatctcgtcgacctgcttattcttcagctgcccggaatgcccgaactcggcttcacgaggattttgtgaatagatggctcaactttagcaaccatggacagtagaatagtcctttgtaatggcgtaacgccttctcgtagggcagcagaattatatgccgaacaagttttaataaatgaaatcttcatttcgcttctatcactgcgtatttacagctcagcgaaaaaatttcatcgtgctcgtcctcggtcttatgaagtaaacttctttgaccggactcgtcctcggtcttatgaagtaagcttctttgaccggactcgtctttggtcttatgaagtaaacttctttgaccggacttggtcctcggtcttatgaaataaacttctttgaccggactcgtctttggtcttatgaagtaaacttctttgaccggactcgtctttggttttatgaagtaaatttctttgaccggactaagcttgtgtcctaatttggcgagttttatcgctcggatcggactttcccttgtcctaatttggggatcggactttcccttgtcctaattcggcgagttttatcgcgtggatcggactttccctttgttgcagttcgtttcagacgaactgcttgtttcttaagctgaattgtggtcttgtatcctccttagaagcttggactcacaatcgttggcttatatatgttctaaaaaggggatcagccttcgaagaacgagatacctcagtaacatttgtaagagacgacacgcacatagacagacaaaacgcacatagacaaataaaaaggacgaacaagaagtaaaaaacaaagaaagcacatacccctaggaccgaactagacacaagactgactgaccggactgtctcttacaaatggaacttcttgaggttggaaatgtgccatgttcggggtacttgttctcctgacatgtgagtcaatttataagaccctttgccgaggacttctgacacccgatatggaccttcccatgtgggttcgagtttgcccagcttttctgctcggcttacttcgttgtttctcaagacgagatctcccacttgaaattgcagctttttcaccctttggttataataccgggctacttgctccttgtacttggctgcttttatgcaggccaattctcttctttcttcggccagatctagttcggctctcagtccgtcatcattcatttctgaggagaaatttagagttcggggactgggtacgccgatctcaaccggaatcacggcttcagtgccgtacaccagactgtacggagtttcaccgttggaggttttgggtgtagttcggtaggaccataggacttgagggagattttctacccattgtcctttggcttgttctaaccgagcttttaaccctttcaccaagatacggtttgttacctccgtttgtccgtttgcttgtgggtgggagaccgaagtgaataagttacctcgtgtccgtcgggagcgataagtagaataccagctccacttcccgtcttattcgaagctccatctacgaatccactccagcagtccggttgttcaatggtacgaactgagcgggcggcttctcaggattgagacgtggccccaatcggtcttgcaccggagtcctttgaatcctttcaaaaggagttcggcgaggatgtccctgatcgccaaaaggagttcggcgaggatgtccctgatcgctatgatcgggcttcctcctgtctcctctggatgagctgtctaaagaccgtttgcgacggtctgcctcatcggcacgggagaactggtccgcaatgtcccacatctcttgagctgtttgcggactgcattccacgagctttctgtagagagctccgggcaggattccattttggaatgccgaaatgacaagtagatcattgagatcatctacttgtaggcattccttgtggaatctcgtcataaagtcgctgatcttttcgtcgcgaccttgacgtatagaaagcagctgagccgaagtgattcgggcttccgctttctgaaagaacctcctgtggaaagcatccattagatctcggtaagatctaatgctgccttgggggaggctatcgaaccaccttcttgcgttcccgataagcagctcgggaaacagcttgcacatatggacctcattgagaccctggttcgccatgttatactgatagcgtcccaggaagtcatgaggattcactaacccgtcataagtcatcgacggagttcggtagttctgtggcaagggagttcgggtgatatcgtccgagaacggagtcttcaatgctccgtacatggcgaacccgacatctcttcggtatggaggagatggagttctcctgtgattccggtaccgaggaggaacaggaacatgtcggggttgaggattcttcttcctggaagacacggcactactgcggtagtgactttcatgtctggatgaggagggagaatccaccgttttcgtctccggcttttggcccttttgcaggaaaattaagaactcttcctgcttctcggccaaaaacaacttgacagcctcgttcaaatcgggctgctgggaagactcggtgcgatgagtctttgagcggcttgttccttctccgtgagaactggaagtagatttctcccgaggctgttttccagacctgcgggctggactagcttcctcatggttatcacgaacggtattatgggtgttacgtgatctggtatgcatttttattttatttttttattttttttttgggtggaaaaagggtcaaaaattcgctttatcacaaatttggttctctgtttcccacagacggcgccagtgatggttgggcgaatttttgatggtaataaatgcaggtaaaaaatatagatcacgacacaaggaattacgtggttcgatttactgaggtaaatctacgtccacgggaagaaaggagggcaagattgtattgcttgatctggtttacagcttacaaatacagacttgctatatgatatttgatgtctagagagctttttttcctcctagtctatctgatctaagttctatttatacattgaactaagatcgtggcttgcatcatcactaactaggtcgtggatgtcgtggaggtcatgagatcctgcatgggtccactatctctttgtttggtccgctatcctgcatgagatcctgcatgagttgacaccactaaatagatcgtgtagtggaggtcgtggaggttctgcatgagtccactatctcccagttcggtcgaatactgagaccgaactgctgaactattgccgagcagcttttgccgatctgagagtagagcttgattggtcggcttttaccgagctgtaggctggggccgaactctttggtaatgccgaactgatactcttccttgggctttgggctgatgggccgtcactgctattgggcttgtttagtacgtaccccatcaggaACCATCACAATCAGTGGTGTAGATGTGGATTTGGGAGATGGTGAAGCAGAGTGTACAAATCCAACAACTGTGTGTGAGTGTGAGGAATTAGGGAGGTGACACAAAGCAGAGGATGTGTGTTGGGCTGTGGATTGTCACTCACTCTGTGCACTCAATTTCATGCGCCATCTAGGCGGCCTCTTTCCACCATTTTTATACAACTTCTATTTATGGCTATATTAAAAAGGGATATTGTTATCATGCCCGATTCGAGTCCAACGTGacctaatttttaaatttttttgttaatttttttatttttttctccgtCCATCAAGATTTAtcacatatttcatttttcgtccatccctaaaaatttaaacttttcacttttaccattttttgcaCTAACTCTTttacactcatattttattataaaactaatatataaaaacagGACTCACatgtcactaattttttcaactcgctttctattatatttcttaaaactcgtgccaagtcaaatggtgacgaattattaGGGACAGAGGCAGTATTCGATATTAGAAGTCTTGGTCGAGTTTAGAATGagtaaagaaaagtggatggaaaaaaaTAATGGCCTCTGAaatctttttcttaattttttaataaaatatgaatggaATGCGTTAAGACTCacttaccatttataataaaaatgaatcgaGATTAGTAACTGTGGataaactaaaatggaaaattgaAATTCCTAATATGGACCGAGtgagtaatgaaaaaaatattgatattattttgtATTCCGAACTTTTATCGTATTTTAAAAAGTATCTCAAAtattaaaggaaaaaaaaacaaaatgaagtGACATTTTCTAGAGTTGAGAGACAGTTTTTTTTAGGTTAAAACGACGTCGTGGCGGGTGAATCACCATTCCGACGTTCGAAGAAGAACGATGATTCGGGATATTTTTCTCTAAATATAGTGGAAGATAAGATAGGgacatgaaataaaaaaaaaaactatcagCCCTTTTAAAAATCACAGTGGTTAAATTTGTTAGTTAATCATTTCACTTAATGATTACAGTTAcgtttttattttcctttttaaaattATGGTATATGCaatatttttatactataatttttttgattCAGTATTGCTCAattcaaatgatattaaattcAACAACCACTTCGCCGGTTAATGAATGTGAGTTTTTGGTTGGAAAAATAGAAAGATCTATTTATAacaattttatttgataaaatgtcAATAAAAGTTAACTTAAAGATATTTAATAGCAGAAAATGGAAATACATAAAGTACAGGTGGAGTATTTAATCACTTTATGATTACAATAAATCAAAAGAATCAAGTAATGAATGCTGATTCATATCTCGTTCATTGCATATGCCAATAATGATGTAATAATATAAACACTGTATGAATCAATGGTATATGAGTAAAAATAGAATACGATCCAACATTATCTATGTTAAACATCAGATAATACTAGTTTCCTTGTTGTAAGGATCCAAGGAGAAGGCAAGGGCTGTCATGAGGAATCtcttcacaaaaaaaaatcaattgttAGATGATGAATTTATAACTTTTTAAGTactagtttatatttttataccATGAATATCTCATTAGCTGCATCATCAATTTCTCCTCGAACGGGGATGGGGAGATCTGGCATGAGTCTAATGCATCTCTGAGCACCTATCGAAGCAGGAATCTCTGAGCATCAACACAATAAGGTTAAAGGGCAAGTCATTGAGGATGAATAATTGCACAGTAAAAAGGGAAACAAAGAAATTAACTTCTTCTGCTAAATTAGGATCTGCTTTAGCTGCAAGCAAAGATGTTAGAAATTTTGTGTCATCATCTGTCGCAGCAGCTGACAAAGGACTAAACCCGTTGAAATAGGCATTCGGGTTCGCATTAGCCTGCAAGGAGAGAGTACTTAAACCATGAAAAAGCAATTCAGATACTGAAAAAGGCATCAGATACTTATAATTGAGGAACATAGCTAAAGAAACATGAGAGATTTCCATTTGAGTAAATCATCATAATTTATCTAGCAAACAGTCATTATCACGATAACGTACGTTGAAGTATATCCCTCAATCTCAAAGCAACAGACATCATTCCCTAACAGAAAATGAAACAACACAGGTATTTCCAATTCACCAAACATACCTTGAGCAGCAATTTCAGGCATTCAAATGAGCGAGACCTGACCTGACTGCGATTCCAAGAGGGGAGTCTGCAACTGCATAAAAATAATCTGGCTGCAAATTGGAAAGCAGCAAATGGATTAATCTCATAAGATTATATCATTTGTTAACACAGAAAATCACAAGATCATAGCAAATTAGTAAACTTGACATTGTAACAAAAACTGATTTAAACAAGACTATCATCGACAAACAGTGCAACAGAAGGTTTTGCTTGCCCACGTTTGCGCCACGAGACAAGAGAAACTTGACAGCCTCAGCATTTCCACGAGAAACAGCAATTTGTAACGGCGTTCCATCTACACACTGTGCGTCTACGGAAGCACGGTTTCTCACCAACAATTCCATAAGCTCCATATTACCTGAAACAAAACCAGTCAATTAGAGCATAACAACACTATTAGCAAAGACTTTCACAACATTACCTTTAAGAATTGCATAGTGCAAGGGAGTGAATCCTTCAACATTTGGAAGATTGATATCAGCACCATGTTCAATGAGAAACTCCACAATTTTGACATGTTCCCCTTTGGCAGCTTGTGCTGTTGGAGTCTCCACTGATGCAGTTTTACAAACAGTTCATAAAGAATCACATAGGCACTCCCAAATTTGTTCAAAATAATGCAAGAAGAAACGAGAGAGAACTCTTGTAAGTGAAGGGATCAACAGAAACTTGGACGTTCTTGATCAAGAATTTGCAAATCTCAAAATGTCCGATTTCAACCGTGTGATGCAAGACAGTCCAGCCAGTGGAGAAGTCACTATATTGATCGCATATTTTCCGGAATTCCCATTCATCACCAACCTTTTTTCTAATTGCTGCCAAAATAAAAGTATTAGAATCAGAAATCAAGAAAAGGGTTAAGAAAGTAACAAGAAAATGACTTCACCCTTAAGCTGGTTGAGGTCTCCAGAAGCAGTAGCCTCGATAATCGATGCACCTGCCATTTTACCAACTTAAAAATGAATTCTTGAATTGAAAGTGAAACAGAAAAGGTTCTGTAATCAACATACCAATTTCACAAGTAGAACCCATGGCGCTCGAGTTGTGAGATACACTTGATTCCTGTTTACCTATATGCAGATTGGCATTGCTACTtatcaaaattaatgaaatttgatGTTGTTCAGGAACGTATGCGAAAATTTTGGTTTATATATAAGATATCCAACCAATTTTATTTcacacatattttattataaaactcatATCATATTGAGCTGTATATAATAGTAAGACTCGCCTTTCACTTTTTTCACTTCTTGGTAGCAAACCGACAGAGTATTAGTTTTCAGTTCTGAAAATTGGTTCAAACTTTATCGGCTATGCTCACTTATTTAAATTTTGGAGAcgatttattaattaataatcaattttcatattcGTAAGTATAATTCTCACATTTCACattttactagtattatttttcttcGAAAGTCACctagtatttattaaaaatgtgtACTAGTACATTGCATTTGTTTAAACCGGCAATCAATCAAGTCCATGAATCATATTCCATCTTGAGCCTCTGACTTAGCCAACAAATGATATCAACAAATAtgagaaaaaagagaaagaagggaGAAAACAACTTCATCATCACATGAATTGATATGATTTCATTGAAAATTGAGATGAAAATGGTAATAGGATCCAATCCAATATTCTCTCTCTATTAAAACATCAGCTCaaactcaaaatctcatctggACTGCTCATCTGAGTCAACCAAACAAAGTAATCAAACAAAGCAACTCTGCCAccaaaaaccaaaaccaaatttACAAAGATTGTAGTAACAAAAAAAGGTAAAACAAATACTATTAGAATTTGTGTAGTTACCTAAATGAATGACCAGCATCCTTGTTGTAAGGATCCAAGGAGAAGGCAAGGGCTGCCATGAGGAATTtctacacacacaaaaaaaaacacaatcatCAATTGTTGGATGATGAATTCATATGGCCTTTAATTTAACACCACCTTGATTATCACATTAGCTGCATCATCAATTTCTCCTCGGACGAGGACAGGCTGTTCTGGCATGAGTCCAATGCATTTTCGAGCAGCTAACAGAGCATAGATCCGTAGACCCAGGCGTGCTTCGCACATGCTTAGCTTTGATATCAATGTCGTGTTATCTGGACGAAGATTAGTAGCCTACACATCCCATATATTACTACTTAATACACATGGCCAAGGACAAGA
This DNA window, taken from Salvia splendens isolate huo1 chromosome 18, SspV2, whole genome shotgun sequence, encodes the following:
- the LOC121775971 gene encoding ankyrin repeat domain-containing protein 7-like produces the protein MGSTCEIGASIIEATASGDLNQLKAIRKKVGDEWEFRKICDQYSDFSTGWTVLHHTVEIGHFEICKFLIKNVQVSVDPFTYKMETPTAQAAKGEHVKIVEFLIEHGADINLPNVEGFTPLHYAILKGNMELMELLVRNRASVDAQCVDGTPLQIAVSRGNAEAVKFLLSRGANVGKQNLLLHCLSMIVLFKSVFVTMSSLLICYDLVIFCVNK